The following is a genomic window from Myxococcales bacterium.
AGCAGAAAAATCTGCATACGCAGGTGTTCCTTCTACTCAAACCTGCATGAATTGCCATGAGCATCAAGCCAACAAGAATTCATTGCCTTTATCGGGATTAATGCGTTCATGGCAGAGTGGTGGAATCAATGGCACACCCATCGAATGGAAACGCGTACACAAAATAGGTGGATATGCATATTTTGATCACAGCGCTCATATCAGTGCAGGAGTTGGTTGCATAAGTTGTCACGGAAATATTGACCATATGCAAATAGTTCGTCAGGAAAAGCCGCTGAGCATGGGATGGTGCTTGGAATGCCATCGCAATCCTGCTCCGAATCTTCGTCCTGTGAATGAAGTTACCAACATGAATTATCATCAGTCAGAAAATTATAAAAAAATGGCACAAGAGCGAGAGAAAATGCTCAATGCGCCAGTTGAAAGTTGTTCAGGATGTCACCGATGAAACAATTAGTGAACGAACAAAATGGCGAGAAAATTACTTACTGGCGTTCAGTTGATAGCCGTCGAAGAACTGCTGAATATCTGAAATCGGTTGAAGATGAATTTGCTCCTGATATGACTGACATTTCAGCGATGGATCGAAGATCAATGCTGAAAGTCATGGGAGCTTCAATTGCGCTTTCTGGTTTGGGAGGAGTGGCTTGTCGTAGGCCTGAAGAAAAAATTCTTCCTTACGTGAAAGAGCCCGAAGGTTTTACTGCAGGGATAGCGCAATTTTTTGCAACCGCCCAACCTGGCCCTTTTGGAGCATCGGGGATTTTGGTAGAGTCGCACGAAGGAAGACCAACCAAAGTTGAAGGGAACCCTTCCCACCCTGAGAGTAAAGGTAGAGCTACGACTCATGCGCAAGCATCGGTATTAGAAATATATGACCCTGACAGATCACGCTACCCTGTGCGCCTTAAAGCAGGTGATCATCTTCCTGCTGAATGGACCGATTGGGATTCGTTTCAATCACAGCATTTTTTGGAGCTTAAAAGAAAGGGTGGAAAAGGTCTTGTTTTTGTTTCGGATAGCGATTTATCACCGACATTTTTGCGTCTTAAAGAAGAAACATTAAAGATCTATCCTCAAGCTAAATTTTTTGTGCATGAACCAATGCGTCAAAAAAATGTTGAGAACGCACAAACAATTGCGTTTGGCAAAAATAAAAGAGTTCGTTACCATTTTGAGAAGGCAAAAGTAATTTCAAGCATATTTGCTGATCCATTTGTCCTGGCTCCTCAAAGTATTCGTCATATGCGAGGCTACGGAGAGAATAGAGTCGTTCATAAAACTGGCGATGCAAAAAATATGAATCGTCTATACGCTGTGGAGGCAGATTACAGCCTTGCCGGAACAAATGCCGATCATCGATTGCGTTTGCCTATAGGTTTAGCAAAAACTCTAGTTGAAGGGCTCGCTTACGAACTTCACGCAACCCATGGGCTGGATATTGCAAGTTCCATTCCTGGGGCAAAAAGTTTATCAAGTATAGTGAGTCGTCCACCAACGCTTAAGGGTATCGATAAGAAATTTTTGTTAGTGATGGCTAAAGATCTTGCGCAAAATCGTGGACAAGCTTTGGTTGTTGGTGGAGATCATTTAGCTCCTGAAATTCTCGCCATGATACATGCCATAAATGTTACTCTCCAAGGATTTAATAAAGTTTTTGATACACTTGATATTAACGACCAAGATGCTCAGCAGCATTTAGCGGCTGGTTCAACTGAAGCTCTTATCGAAGAGCTTAAATCAGGTCAAACCGATACCTTGGTCATGCTTGGAGTAAATCCTGTCTACGATGCTCCTGGAAAACTTGCCTTTAAAGCCAGTTTGGCTAAAGTAAAAACTGTCATCCATTTGGGAAATTATCGTGATGAGACAGCCGTAGAAAGTACGTGGCATCTTCCACAAACACATTTCCTCGAGGAATTTTCTGATACTCGTGCTTATGATGGTAGCGTTACTATTATTCAGCCACTGATCATGCCTCTGCACAAAGCACGATCAAAAATTGAGTTGATGGCTCAGGTGGTGGGACAGAATGCTTTCAAACCATTGGAATTGGTTAAAGAGACTTATAAAAATAAATTTGACGCAGTACTTTTTGCTAAACAGTTCGATAAGGTAATACACGAAGGTATTGTCGCCAACTCTACCTTTCCTCAAGGTCCATTGAGATTAGATTGCCAAAAGATCTACGAGGGATTCAAAGCTCAAAGCTCGAGAGCCCCAAATAAAGAAAATCTGGAATTTATTATTTCGTTTGATCGCAAAGTTCTTGATGGCCGCATGGCAAATCACAGCTGGGTACAAGAACTGCCAGAGCCTGTGACAAAAATAAATTGGGATAATGCTTTGCTGATGAGCCCAATGGCAGCGCGTGAATATAAGATAAAAAGCGGCGTACAAAAAAATACCTATGTCGCAGATGTTGTTGAGCTGATCGTTGGAGAGCAAAAAATTGAGTTACCAGTTTTTGTTGTTCCAGGTTTAAATGATTACTCAGTTCTTGCTACGCTTGGCTATGGTAGAAGAAATGCTGGAGTCATAGGTACTGGAGTGGGAGTAGATCTTTATCCGCTCTTATCAGACTATTCAAACATGGTGTTTCACGGCGCAAAAATAAACAAAACTTTAAAGACTCATAGAATTGCCACCACACAAGAGCAGTTCGCCATGAATGCCGATGTGGTGCAGGAAACGGATGTTTTGCATTTGCAAAATAGAGATCCTGCTCGAGTCACTGATATAGGTGATTACTTAAAGAAACCGCTTCATGCCAAAGAGAAGGGAATTCCTCAAAATCTTTTGGTAAAGGAGCATGGGAAGAAAGAGAAAGTTCCACTGCAGATTACCGACCCATGGGAATATTCCAAAGGAAATCAGTGGGGAATGGTAATCGATTTAGCGAAATGCACAGGGTGCAATGCCTGTGTCATTGCCTGCCAAAGTGAAAATAATATTCCGGT
Proteins encoded in this region:
- a CDS encoding TAT-variant-translocated molybdopterin oxidoreductase translates to MKQLVNEQNGEKITYWRSVDSRRRTAEYLKSVEDEFAPDMTDISAMDRRSMLKVMGASIALSGLGGVACRRPEEKILPYVKEPEGFTAGIAQFFATAQPGPFGASGILVESHEGRPTKVEGNPSHPESKGRATTHAQASVLEIYDPDRSRYPVRLKAGDHLPAEWTDWDSFQSQHFLELKRKGGKGLVFVSDSDLSPTFLRLKEETLKIYPQAKFFVHEPMRQKNVENAQTIAFGKNKRVRYHFEKAKVISSIFADPFVLAPQSIRHMRGYGENRVVHKTGDAKNMNRLYAVEADYSLAGTNADHRLRLPIGLAKTLVEGLAYELHATHGLDIASSIPGAKSLSSIVSRPPTLKGIDKKFLLVMAKDLAQNRGQALVVGGDHLAPEILAMIHAINVTLQGFNKVFDTLDINDQDAQQHLAAGSTEALIEELKSGQTDTLVMLGVNPVYDAPGKLAFKASLAKVKTVIHLGNYRDETAVESTWHLPQTHFLEEFSDTRAYDGSVTIIQPLIMPLHKARSKIELMAQVVGQNAFKPLELVKETYKNKFDAVLFAKQFDKVIHEGIVANSTFPQGPLRLDCQKIYEGFKAQSSRAPNKENLEFIISFDRKVLDGRMANHSWVQELPEPVTKINWDNALLMSPMAAREYKIKSGVQKNTYVADVVELIVGEQKIELPVFVVPGLNDYSVLATLGYGRRNAGVIGTGVGVDLYPLLSDYSNMVFHGAKINKTLKTHRIATTQEQFAMNADVVQETDVLHLQNRDPARVTDIGDYLKKPLHAKEKGIPQNLLVKEHGKKEKVPLQITDPWEYSKGNQWGMVIDLAKCTGCNACVIACQSENNIPVVGKEQVIRGRIMHWIRIDRYFVGDVKAPQAISQPIPCQHCENAPCEPVCPVAATSHDSSGLNVMTYNRCIGTRYCANNCPYKVRRFNYFDFSHSGNLYVEKDIVERQKTLKLQRNPDVTVRYRGVMEKCTYCTQRIQEAKMAARRDGRDQENLTDGLVTPACAQTCPSDAIVFGNINDPKSKVAALKKVDRNYTLIDVLNVRPRTSYLSKLRNPHPELVA
- a CDS encoding cytochrome c3 family protein codes for the protein MPQIFPKWSNTVAKLLPVVLVIGVGFSVFVFWYWFSPLNLEVGYEPHQPIPFSHKLHVSDLGIDCMYCHTQAEKSAYAGVPSTQTCMNCHEHQANKNSLPLSGLMRSWQSGGINGTPIEWKRVHKIGGYAYFDHSAHISAGVGCISCHGNIDHMQIVRQEKPLSMGWCLECHRNPAPNLRPVNEVTNMNYHQSENYKKMAQEREKMLNAPVESCSGCHR